The Carassius carassius chromosome 9, fCarCar2.1, whole genome shotgun sequence genome includes a region encoding these proteins:
- the LOC132148745 gene encoding uncharacterized protein LOC132148745 yields the protein MHTSSWAAYRPTAFRGGLNQGYGTLGFGGATNLGTGLGAAGLGLGAGYGLGNGLGAALGYPAGKLGGRGYTSNGYGAQLGYGAGGYLGAGRGYGLGAAGYLGAGFTNGYGTGLGAGGYPQGVRAGKQIGYSNGFGSEVYGTADGYGAGPGYPSVLADNIGLNGIAGLGAGGLGGPGLVVNPGLGTDAKSRKYGAGGVLGAAGSLPYGGQPVVSAGLGPQGKTGTYGGTTYRGIPTLGPDTALGGTGGAMEPLAGGAVGQIPYSAPVIAAGLEVDADYPFGAEQLNLGADATKTAAKYGTGYVAALSTAGQGPYGGQKDGSKLSGIYGNGYKG from the exons ATGCATACAAGCAGCT GGGCAGCATACAGACCCACTGCATTCAGAGGAGGCCTGAATCAAGGATATGGAACACTCGGCTTTGGAGGAG CTACAAACCTTGGGACTGGCCTTGGGGCAGCCGGGCTGGGCCTCGGCGCAGGGTATGGCTTGGGCAACGGGTTGGGAGCAGCCTTAGGTTATCCAGCCGGGAAGCTCGGAGGAAGAG gTTACACCAGTAATGGCTATGGAGCGCAGCTAG GTTATGGTGCAGGAGGATACCTCGGCGCTGGTCGCG GATATGGCCTTGGTGCTGCTGGCTATCTTGGAGCTGGTTTTACTAATGGATATGGAACAG GTCTTGGGGCAGGTGGATATCCACAGGGAGTTCGAGCAGGAAAGCAGATTG GCTACAGCAATGGATTCGGCAGTGAGGTTTATGGCACAGCAGACGGTTATGGGGCAG GACCTGGCTACCCATCAGTGTTAGCTGATAACATTGGCCTGAACGGTATAGCTG GTCTTGGAGCTGGAGGCCTTGGAGGTCCAGGGCTGGTGGTGAACCCTGGCCTGGGTACTGATGCCAAGTCTAGAAAGTATG GGGCTGGTGGAGTTCTTGGAGCTGCCGGATCCTTGCCTTACGGTGGCCAGCCTGTGGTCTCAGCTGGACTTGGCCCTCAGGGCAAGACTGGTACTTATGGTGGAACTACATACAGAGGAATACCAACCCTTGGGCCAGACACTGCTTTGG GTGGTACAGGTGGAGCAATGGAGCCTTTAGCAG GTGGAGCTGTAGGCCAGATTCCTTACAGCGCACCAGTCATTGCAGCTGGGCTTGAGG TTGATGCTGATTATCCTTTTGGTGCTGAGCAACTCAATCTGGGTGCTGATGCTACAAAGACAGCCGCCAAATATG GCACAGGCTATGTGGCTGCACTAAGTACTGCTGGTCAGGGGCCCTATGGTG GACAGAAGGATGGAAGCAAGCTTAGTGGCATTTATGGGAATGGGTACAAAG GTTGA
- the LOC132149149 gene encoding perforin-1-like codes for MWAGLVIYFFLPIVQSCTKGKPNECAEVNFAPGSNLAGEGYDVTKMQRKGAFVIDMNVWRQNDKSCSLCKNPYMEGANQKLPTSVVDWRASKKCSIQVSSSLYQSSEELVSSSTSSIENNWGANLGIETDQNTGGKFILAGTKSKLAEYSMEKTKKDKYNFASQSVSCSFYSYRVSNLPVLHPEFKRSVKELPKIYNLNFKKRFYKFINTYGTHYITKVTLGGSVNSVTSIRQCETALQGLSTDEVKTCLDVEASASVLGKVDMKAETKHCNEDKDKTESKSSFSSRFNDRLTEVTGGHTTEPELLFSGGKDPSAYKEWLESLPQNPDMLSYSLESLHELISKKDPVRKHLRQAIHDYILEKSLLKNCSDCKDGVKTNPNNPCVCTCHNNPGITPDCCPSKRGLSRVTVTIVRAQDLWGDTTTETDGYVKVFDKNKLQVGRTDMIINNNSPYWGRTFDLGDVVLAENDKIKLEVWDEDNKWNDDLLGTCEVPIKAGQNSNFCTLNHGLLFYKTEVTCAPSLSGPYCANYVGSPMNFHLEKTYVSRNARPVPAEILMSKGVLLDRLYVYQKTNYSAKTIL; via the exons ATGTGGGCCGGGCttgttatttatttctttctGCCCATCGTGCAGTCATGCACTAAAGGTAAACCAAATGAATGTGCAGAAGTAAACTTCGCCCCCGGCTCCAACCTGGCCGGAGAAGGATACGATGTGACCAAGATGCAGCGCAAGGGAGCTTTTGTCATTGACATGAATGTCTGGAGGCAAAATGATAAATCATGCTCTCTTTGCAAGAACCCCTACATGGAAGGAGCAAATCAAAAGCTTCCTACATCTGTGGTAGACTGGAGAGCCAGCAAGAAGTGCAGCATTCAAGTATCAAGTTCCCTGTACCAATCCAGTGAGGAACTGGTCAGCTCCAGCACTTCCTCCATTGAGAACAACTGGGGTGCAAATTTGGGTATAGAAACTGACCAAAATACAGGGGGAAAATTCATTTTGGCTGGAACTAAATCGAAGCTTGCCGAGTACTCAATGGAGAAGACCAAAAAAGACAAGTACAATTTTGCCAGTCAAAGTGTTTCCTGTTCATTTTACAG CTACAGGGTCTCCAACCTGCCTGTTCTCCATCCTGAGTTCAAGCGCTCTGTGAAGGAGCTTCCTAAGATATACAATCTTAATTTCAAAAAACGTTTTTACAAGTTCATTAACACCTATGGAACCCATTACATCACTAAG GTAACTCTTGGTGGAAGTGTAAACTCTGTGACCAGTATCAGACAGTGTGAGACCGCTCTGCAGGGCTTAAGTACTGATGAAGTGAAGACATGTTTGGATGTGGAGGCAAGTGCCAGCGTTCTTGGCAAAGTAGATATGAAAGCAGAAACTAAGCACTGTAATGAAGACAAGGACAAAACAGAGAGCAAAAGCAGCTTCTCCAGCCGCTTTAATGACAG GCTGACCGAGGTGACCGGAGGTCACACTACAGAACCTGAGCTCTTATTCTCAGGAGGAAAAGACCCATCAGCTTACAAAGAATGGCTCGAGTCTCTACCACAAAACCCAGACATGCTTTCTTACTCTCTGGAGTCCCTGCATGAGCTGATCTCCAAAAAAGATCCAGTACGCAAACACTTGCGCCAAGCCATCCATGACTACATCCTGGAAAAGTCCCTTTTGAAGAACTGTAGCGACTGCAAAGACGGCGTCAAAACCAACCCAAATAACCCATGTGTCTGCACTTGTCACAACAATCCTGGGATCACACCAGACTGCTGCCCATCTAAGCGTGGACTTTCTCGGGTAACGGTCACAATCGTGAGGGCTCAAGACCTGTGGGGTGACACGACCACAGAGACCGATGGGTACGTTAAAGTGTTTGACAAAAATAAACTTCAGGTTGGCCGCACTGATATGATCATAAATAACAACTCACCCTACTGGGGGAGAACCTTTGATTTGGGTGATGTTGTCCTGGCAGAGAATGACAAGATAAAACTCGAGGTGTGGGATGAAGATAATAAATGGAACGATGATTTGCTGGGAACCTGTGAAGTACCCATAAAAGCAGGTCAGAATAGCAATTTCTGCACTTTAAATCACGGTCTGCTGTTCTACAAAACAGAAGTGACATGTGCCCCAAGTTTGTCTGGTCCTTATTGCGCAAACTATGTCGGTTCTCCCATGAACTTTCACCTGGAGAAGACATATGTATCTCGAAATGCACGACCTGTGCCAGCAGAAATACTGATGAGCAAGGGAGTACTTCTGGACAGACTTTATGTATATCAAAAGACAAATTACAGTGCTAAAACTATTCTGTAG